The DNA window CAGGATATAACACTTTTATGTATTTTCTTAGGATTCAATTGTGATCTATTATACCGTTGCGACCAGAGACATTCACTTCGATTCGTATCGTATAAATTTATCCTATTTCGGTCACTACCCATCACAAACGTTGATTTATCAATGAATCTTAGACTATACGGTACTTCAAACCtctcattttcttgattcaTTACATTATAATGAAATACTACAACATTTTCAGTATCATTAGGATCTAAAGAATACAACTGAATTGGTAAATCTCTCGAGCCCAATAAAACATTATTAAATCccatatcatcattatacAGGGAATAACCCGGATGTATATCACTAGATACAATAGATctattcttgaaaaatcttgTGTATGGGATCAAATCAACTCCTTCATGCTCTGGAATTAAATACTGTCGTATACCCGTATCATTATGAATTGTGGCAATCGATGATCCATCATATGACCAGAACATATCCTGGCAAATCACAGCCTTTCCAACTTCAACACTGTCTACATATTTATACTGAGATAACGGGGGAAAAGTATAATCTCCAGTGCTGTCGGTCAAATTTCTCCAAATTGCATCTTCTTTCAACCACACATCCTTAGCATTACTGCCGTGAAATATCGAAGATGTATCATTGAGCAACTTAAGCATCATCCATCTTTGTCTATATATTAATGCAACAGCAAGCCTTCATGTGAAAAGTAA is part of the Kazachstania africana CBS 2517 chromosome 1, complete genome genome and encodes:
- the SWT21 gene encoding Swt21p (similar to Saccharomyces cerevisiae YNL187W; ancestral locus Anc_2.66) — translated: MMLKLLNDTSSIFHGSNAKDVWLKEDAIWRNLTDSTGDYTFPPLSQYKYVDSVEVGKAVICQDMFWSYDGSSIATIHNDTGIRQYLIPEHEGVDLIPYTRFFKNRSIVSSDIHPGYSLYNDDMGFNNVLLGSRDLPIQLYSLDPNDTENVVVFHYNVMNQENERFEVPYSLRFIDKSTFVMGSDRNRINLYDTNRSECLWSQRYNRSQLNPKKIHKSVISCFETNKTRSVAYCGSYSDELFKFDLRNNKIVNVSSSYGRHSNGIYQIISSENGNYLYILRRNSNTIDVIDTRYDHTTVNKLQLTFALGNIKHKAHIDTINGLLIGDTEGNLLNWSRDIIEFGGIELTNQGYPNCESNVNLLPDRILYSNSSATRSRINIVKTDPNDPHIISASHSPCDNKSSPCNITSKLSILSI